A genomic region of Antennarius striatus isolate MH-2024 chromosome 2, ASM4005453v1, whole genome shotgun sequence contains the following coding sequences:
- the cbln4 gene encoding cerebellin-4 → MWNISGLSERSVRRVCDGGDQRRDSRNLRGAGDGLSFSPNRRRHSETVMVNSLILVLSWTVFSEMARAQNDTEPIVLEGKCLVVCDSNPTADWKASSSPLGISVRAANSKVAFSAVRSNNHEPSEMSNKTRIIYFDQVLVNIGNYFTFESVFLSPRKGIYSFNFHVIKVYQSQTIQVNLMLNGKPVISAFAGDKDVTREAATNGVLLYLEKEDKVYLKLEKGNLVGGWQYSTFSGFLVFPL, encoded by the exons ATGTGGAACATCAGTGGACTCAGTGAGAGAAGCGTCAGACGCGTCTGCGACGGGGGAGACCAGCGGAGGGACTCGCGAAACTTGCGCGGTGCAGGAGACGGTCTCTCTTTTTCCCCGAATCGGCGCCGTCACAGCGAGACAGTCATGGTGAACTCCCTCATACTAGTGCTCAGCTGGACTGTGTTCTCTGAGATGGCCAGAGCTCAGAACGACACGGAGCCCATAGTCCTGGAGGGGAAATGCCTGGTGGTGTGCGACTCTAACCCGACCGCGGACTGGAAGGCTTCGTCCTCTCCGCTCGGCATCTCGGTGCGCGCCGCCAACTCCAAGGTGGCTTTCTCTGCAGTCCGGAGCAACAACCACGAACCGTCGGAGATGAGCAACAAGACGAGGATTATCTACTTCGATCag GTTCTGGTGAACATCGGAAACTACTTCACCTTCGAATCCGTTTTTTTGTCCCCCAGAAAAGGAATCTACAGTTTCAACTTCCACGTCATTAAAGTGTACCAGAGCCAGACCATACAG GTCAACCTGATGCTGAACGGAAAACCGGTGATTTCTGCCTTCGCCGGCGACAAAGACGTAACTCGTGAGGCGGCAACCAACGGCGTTCTGCTCTACCTGGAAAAAGAGGACAAAGTGTACCTGAAGTTGGAGAAGGGGAACCTGGTGGGCGGGTGGCAGTACTCCACATTCTCTGGCTTTCTTGTGTTccctctgtaa